The following are from one region of the Alphaproteobacteria bacterium genome:
- the pyrH gene encoding UMP kinase gives MPSEPRRKAVPRYNRVLLKISGEALMGPREYGLDWDTVNAIGKDIQAVHAIGIEICIVIGGGNIFRGIQGSVAGMERAGADYIGMLATVMNSLALQNALEKLGVPTRVLSAIPMQSVCEPYIRRRALRHLEKGRVVIFAAGTGNPFFTTDTAAALRASEMGCDVLLKGTKVDGVYSADPLKTPDAVRYDRLTYLEVLSRDLQVMDASAISLTRENHIPILVFSLHNPGAFADVVQDRGKFTLISE, from the coding sequence ATGCCGAGCGAGCCACGGCGGAAGGCCGTCCCTCGATACAACCGAGTCCTCCTCAAAATCTCCGGCGAAGCGTTGATGGGGCCGCGCGAATACGGTCTCGATTGGGACACGGTCAACGCCATCGGCAAGGATATCCAGGCCGTTCATGCGATCGGGATCGAGATTTGCATCGTCATCGGTGGGGGCAACATCTTCCGCGGCATTCAGGGCAGCGTCGCCGGCATGGAACGAGCGGGTGCGGACTACATCGGCATGCTGGCGACGGTCATGAATTCGCTCGCCCTGCAGAATGCGCTCGAAAAGCTCGGCGTGCCGACGCGGGTTCTTTCCGCCATTCCCATGCAAAGCGTGTGCGAGCCGTATATCCGGCGCCGCGCCCTTCGCCACCTGGAGAAAGGTCGCGTCGTGATCTTCGCGGCCGGCACCGGCAACCCGTTTTTCACGACCGACACAGCGGCGGCCCTCAGGGCTTCGGAGATGGGATGCGACGTGCTTCTCAAGGGGACGAAAGTCGACGGCGTCTATTCCGCCGACCCGCTGAAGACGCCGGATGCCGTGCGCTACGACCGGCTCACCTATCTTGAAGTGCTCTCTCGCGATCTCCAGGTAATGGACGCGTCCGCGATCTCTCTAACACGCGAAAATCACATTCCAATCCTGGTGTTTTCGCTGCACAATCCGGGCGCGTTCGCGGACGTGGTGCAGGACCGCGGGAAGTTCACGTTGATTAGCGAATAA
- the tsf gene encoding translation elongation factor Ts, with protein sequence MAEITAALVKELREKTGAGMMDCKKALAESGGALEAAVDWLRKKGLAQAAKKAGRVASEGLVGVAVKGNAGAVVEINAETDFVARNSTFQAFVAEVAELAATTGGDLDKILAAKLKSGRTVQDEITHLVATIGENISLRRADALKVGQGVVASYIHNQTTAGLGRIGVLVALESPGEAGKLLPLGKQIAMHVAAANPQALDVAGLDPAAVEREKTVLADQARASGKPEEIVQKMLEGRLRKFYQEVVLLEQDFVVEPGTSVAKIVQGASKTLGAPLKIAGFVRFAIGEGIEKKQSDFAAEVAELVR encoded by the coding sequence ATGGCGGAGATCACCGCGGCACTCGTGAAGGAGCTGCGTGAAAAGACCGGCGCTGGCATGATGGATTGCAAGAAGGCGCTGGCGGAGAGCGGGGGTGCCCTTGAGGCGGCGGTCGATTGGCTGCGCAAGAAGGGCTTGGCGCAAGCCGCCAAAAAGGCAGGCCGCGTCGCCTCGGAAGGGCTGGTCGGGGTGGCGGTCAAGGGTAACGCCGGTGCCGTCGTCGAGATCAATGCCGAGACCGATTTCGTCGCCCGCAACAGCACCTTCCAGGCGTTCGTTGCCGAGGTAGCCGAGCTGGCCGCCACGACCGGCGGCGATCTCGACAAGATTCTTGCCGCCAAGCTCAAGAGCGGACGCACCGTCCAGGATGAAATCACGCATCTTGTCGCGACGATCGGGGAGAATATTTCGCTCCGCCGTGCTGACGCGCTCAAGGTCGGGCAGGGGGTCGTCGCCAGCTATATCCACAATCAGACCACGGCCGGCCTCGGACGCATCGGCGTGCTCGTCGCCCTCGAATCCCCGGGGGAGGCGGGAAAACTGCTCCCCCTCGGCAAGCAGATCGCCATGCACGTCGCGGCCGCCAATCCCCAGGCCCTCGACGTCGCTGGGCTCGATCCGGCGGCGGTCGAACGCGAAAAGACGGTGCTCGCCGACCAGGCGCGGGCAAGCGGCAAGCCCGAGGAGATCGTTCAGAAGATGCTCGAAGGGCGTCTGCGCAAGTTCTATCAGGAAGTCGTGCTGCTCGAGCAGGATTTCGTCGTCGAGCCCGGCACAAGCGTCGCCAAAATCGTCCAAGGGGCGAGCAAGACGCTCGGCGCGCCGCTCAAGATCGCGGGGTTCGTGCGTTTCGCCATTGGCGAGGGGATCGAAAAAAAGCAATCCGACTTCGCGGCCGAGGTTGCCGAACTCGTTCGCTGA